The genomic segment TGGCGCGCGAAGCCGAGCAGCGTCTCGCGGTGGTAGCACCAGTTCTCCATGAACTGACTCGGCAGCTCGACGGCGTCCCACTCCACGTTGCGGATGCCCGAGGCGAGCCCGTAGTCCACGCGGGTCAGCATGTGCTGCAGCCCGTGGCCGAACTCGTGGAACAAGGTCTGCACCTCGTCGAAGCTCATGAGCGAGGGGCGGTCGCCGACGGGCGGCGTCTGGTTGCAGACGAGATAGGCCACGGGCAGGCGCACCCCGTCGCGCAGGCGCGTGCGCCCGAGACACTCGTCCATCCACGCGCCCCCGCGCTTCTCGGCGGGCCGCGAGTAGGGATCGAGATAGAACGACGCCAGCCGCGCGCCCGACTCGTCGGCGACGCGGAAGAAGCGCACGTCGGGGTGCCACACCGGCGCCTCGCCGTCGGCGGCGCGAATCGTGACTCCGAAGAGTCTCTCGGCCAGGCCGAACAACCCCTGCAGCACGGCCGGCAGCGGGAAGTACGGGCGCAGCTCCTCCTCGGAGTAGGCGTATTTCGCCTCGCGCTGGCGCTCGGCCCAGTAGGAGACGTCCCAGTGCATGAGCTCGCGGGTCTCGCCCTGCCCGCGCGCGAAGTCGCAGAGCTCCGCGAGCTCGCGCTCGGCGGCCGCGTACGAGACCTTGCGCAGCTCCTCGAGCAGCTTGCGCACCGCCGCGACGTCGGGGGCCATCTTCGACGCGAGCGAGAGCTCGGCGAAGTTCGCGAAGCCGAGCAGCTTCGCCTCTTCGATCCGCAGCGCGAGGATCTTCCCGATCAGCGCGGTGTTGTCACTCGGGCCGGAGCTCGCGCGCGCGATGTTCGCGCGGTACAGGCGCTCGCGCAGCTCGCGCGAGCGCAGGTGCTGCAGCGCCGGCACGAGCACGGGCAGATCGAGAGTGAGTCGCCAGGGCCCGGCCGCGGCCGTGGCCCCTGACTCGCCGGCCGTGCGCGCCGACTGCGCGGCGACCTCGAGCGCGCTCTCGGGCAGGCCCTCGACGTCGGCCCGGTCGCGCAGCACGAGCGAGAAGGCCTTGGTGGCGTCGAGCACGTGGTTCGAGAACGCGGTCTGGTGCTCGGCGAGCTCGGTCGCGATCGCCTGGAAGCGCTCGCGCGCACTGCCTTCGAGCGCCACGCCGGTGAGCCGAGCGTCGCGGATCAGGAGCTTCACGATCCGCCGCTGCGCGGGGTCGAGCTGCGCGAAGGCGGCGCTCTTCTCGAGCGCGACCAGCGCCTCGAACAGCGGCTTGCTCTGGGCGACGCGCAAGCCGAACACCACCACCTCGGGCTGCACCGCCTCGTGCGCGGCGCGCAGCTCGGTCGAGTTCCGCACCCCGAGCAGGTGACCCACCGCGCCCCAGCGCGTGCCGAGCAGGTCGCCCATGCGCTCGAGCGGGTCGACCACGCCGGTCCAGGTCGGCTGCACGCTCTGCTCCAGCGCCTCGAGCTCGCCGCCGAGCTCTGCGAGCAGCGCCTTCATTGCCGGCTCCACGTGCTCGGGCCGGATGGCGTCGAACCGGGGCAGGCCGTCGGGCGACGGGGCCAGCAGGGGATTCTCCATGGTCGGCTCCTTCCGTCCGGCGTGGGACGTTCAGAAGCGGATGGTGTAGGAGACTTCCCGACCGGGGTCGAGCGAGGGCGCGATCACCTCGATCCAGGCGTGATCGGCCGAGATGCGCAGCTGCGGACCGGAGCGGAAGCGCGGCGCGCGCTCGACGCGCGCCGTGTCGGCGCCGCCGGGGAGATACACGCGCGCGGTGACTCCCCGGGCCTCGGCCTTGCCCGCGTTCGAGAAGTGCACGCGCACCCGGTCGCGCGCCAGGATCGCGAGGTCGGCACGCACGGCCGAGCGCGCGCTCCACCACGCGGCCAGCTCGTCGGGCCTGGCGAACCAGGCACCGCGCTCGTACAGCTCGCGACTCACCCGCGCGTAGAGCTCCTTGCGGCCGGCCTTCGCGCGCCATTCCGGATCGGCGCGCAGCGAGTACACGCCGCCGAGTCTCTCGGCGCGCTCGTAGCCGGCGAGCAGCTCGCGCATCAGCGCGGAGCCCTGTGCCGCGGCGTCGGCGCGAGCCTCGGGGATGGCGACGAACGGCGCGCCGTCGACTTCATAGAGCGCGGGCAGCGCGCGGTCTTCGGGCGGGACCGAGGCGTAGCGGCAGCCGGCGTGCGCGAGGCCGCGCAAGAGCTCCGGCTCGGTGCGGCCCGACTCGAGCCGGCACGTGGAGGCCGGCGAGCTGGAGTGACTCGCAGCTTCCACCAGCACCGCGCACGGCCGGCCTTCGGGCCAGGCGCGCAGGTCGAGCACCGGCTCACGCAGCGCCCAGCGCAGCGCGTTCTCGGCCAGCATGCGCGCCGGCTCGCCGTCGGCGATGCGCGCGGGCGAGACACCCAGCCAGGCCACCGCCCCGCCGCGGTGGATCATGTGCAGCGCGGCGCCGCCCGCCGCGTTCCAGGCGAGCGCGTCACTCGAGCTCGCGGACAGCCCCCGGCCGCCGGTCTCGACCGGCAGCTCGGCGCCGGCTGGAAAGCCGGCCACCAGCGGGCTCGTGCTGGTGACACGCAGCCGGGTCGAGCCGCCGCCCAGCTCGACGAAGCGCTGGCCCGGGAACAGCCGCTCGAGCGCGCCGCGGCCGTCCGTGCCCTTCTCGCCCGTGCGGCCCGCGAGCACCACGCCGCCCCCGAGCTGCAGGTAGGAGTCGAGCGCCGCGAAGTCGGCGTCGTCGAGCGCGGGCTGGTCGGCGAGGATCCAGGCCGAGTAGCTGCGCGCGGGGATCTCCCCGAGCGCAGTCACCTCCGAGACCTCGAGCTTGCGGCCGAGCGCCGCCGCCGCGGCGCGCCAGGCGTCGGAGCGCCCCGCCGAGTCACTCGCGCCCGGGCGGTTCTTCTTCAGCTCGACCAGCGCGATCGGCCGCGGCGGCTCCGTCGCCGCGCGCTTGCGCACACGCGACAGGGAGGCGTTGTGCACGATGCCCAGCGTGGCGAGGCCGAGCAGCAATGCCGCGGCGATCGCCCCCAGCACGAATGGCCGCGTCGATCCCCGTTGATACCCGCCTGGCGCCCGCATCTCGCTGACTTGTCGGCCGCGGCGGGCATAGAATTGCGCTCCTGGGACGCGAGATTCGGAGGGGCACGGTGACCGTCGAAGAGCGAAACCTGTCGGTGATTCGCCGTTGGCTCGAAGCGTGGAACCGCCACGACGTCGACGCCGCGGTCGCCCTGTGTGCCGAGGACATGGTGAACCACGGCCGGAAAGTGGGTCGCAAGGGCGCGGCGTTCGTCATGCGCGACATCCTGACGACCTTTCCCGACCAGACGATCACCGTCGAGAACATGGTGGCCACGGGCGACGCAGTGATCTTCCGCGCCACCGTGACCGCGACGCATCTGGGCACCGGCCGACTCCCGGTCGATGGCGGTCTCTTGATGGGCGTGCCGCCGACCGGGAAGCGCTACTCGAACCAGCACATTCACTGGTTCACGCTGCGCGAGGGTGAGATCCTCGAGCACCGCGCGAATCGCGACGACATCGGCATGATGGTGCAGCTCGGCCTGTTGCCACCGCCGCCGCCGTTCCCGGGCTAACGCCGGTGGACGTCGCTCACTCGTCCGGATCGAACACGAGCGCCGGCTGCGAGCGCGATACCGATGGCCCAAAGGAGCGGGAGAGCGGGCTCGGGAAGGCTGCTCGTGATCAAGAAGTGCGGAGCGAAGTTCTGAATGGCGAGAAAGTGGATAGTCACGGAGTCTGCGGTGTGGGAAGCGGTCACCCCGACGTCGGGAGTGGGCGACAAGTCCAACACGTAGGAGATCTGTTGAGCGGCCTCGGGAGCCGTGAAGTTCAGGTCGGTGATCGTGAGGTCCCATCCCACGCACATGCACGCGCCTGGGGCCCCGACGACCGAAACGGCGAGCTCGCGACCCGTGATGTCGACGGTGACGTCCCAGAGGAACGGCCCCGGCTCGAAGTACGGATCTCCGATGACTCCCGTGAACTCGGGGCCCGCACCCACGACGGATGACGAGGCGAACTGCGAGACCACCACGCTTCCGCCGAGCGAGTCGTGCGCATACGA from the Myxococcota bacterium genome contains:
- a CDS encoding M3 family metallopeptidase codes for the protein MENPLLAPSPDGLPRFDAIRPEHVEPAMKALLAELGGELEALEQSVQPTWTGVVDPLERMGDLLGTRWGAVGHLLGVRNSTELRAAHEAVQPEVVVFGLRVAQSKPLFEALVALEKSAAFAQLDPAQRRIVKLLIRDARLTGVALEGSARERFQAIATELAEHQTAFSNHVLDATKAFSLVLRDRADVEGLPESALEVAAQSARTAGESGATAAAGPWRLTLDLPVLVPALQHLRSRELRERLYRANIARASSGPSDNTALIGKILALRIEEAKLLGFANFAELSLASKMAPDVAAVRKLLEELRKVSYAAAERELAELCDFARGQGETRELMHWDVSYWAERQREAKYAYSEEELRPYFPLPAVLQGLFGLAERLFGVTIRAADGEAPVWHPDVRFFRVADESGARLASFYLDPYSRPAEKRGGAWMDECLGRTRLRDGVRLPVAYLVCNQTPPVGDRPSLMSFDEVQTLFHEFGHGLQHMLTRVDYGLASGIRNVEWDAVELPSQFMENWCYHRETLLGFARHFESGAPLPDALFAKLVAARTYRAGSDMLRQLFFSLLDLDLHDAYEPGGRVTPFDVQQQVAKRATVLPPLPEDRFLCSFGHIFAGGYAAGYYSYKWAEVLSADAFAAFEEAGLENGAALRVTGRRYRDTVLGLGGSAPAMEVFKTFRGREPKTDALLRHYGLAA
- a CDS encoding ester cyclase; amino-acid sequence: MTVEERNLSVIRRWLEAWNRHDVDAAVALCAEDMVNHGRKVGRKGAAFVMRDILTTFPDQTITVENMVATGDAVIFRATVTATHLGTGRLPVDGGLLMGVPPTGKRYSNQHIHWFTLREGEILEHRANRDDIGMMVQLGLLPPPPPFPG